From Desmodus rotundus isolate HL8 chromosome 10, HLdesRot8A.1, whole genome shotgun sequence, one genomic window encodes:
- the PNPLA6 gene encoding patatin-like phospholipase domain-containing protein 6 isoform X1, protein MEIQKLGAAANFSGAHMGDLSGVGEGSAGRVCDAQPVPFVPQVLGVMIGIGVAVLVTAVFIVLLVRRLRVPKTPAPDGPRYRFRKRDKVLFYGRKIMRKVSQSTSSLVDASVSTTSRPRMKKKLKMLNIAKKILRIQKETPTLQRKEPPPAVLEADLTEGDLANSHLPSEVLYMLKNVRVLGHFEKPLFLELCRHMIFQRLSQGDYVFRPGQPDASIYVVQDGLLELCLPGPDGKECVVKEVVPGDSVNSLLSILDVITGHQHPQRTVSARAARDSTVLRLPVEAFSAVFTKYPESLVRVVQIIMVRLQRVTFLALHNYLGLTNELFSHEIQPLRLFPSPGLPARTSPVRGSKRVVSAAATEEPREAPGRPPDPTGAPLPGPAGDPVKPTSLEAPSAPLLSRCISMPVDISGLQGGPRSDFDMAYERGRISVSLQEEASGGAQATPVRTPTQELREQPAGACEYSYCEDELATGGCPFGPYQGRQTSSIFEAAKRELAKLMRIEDPSLLNSRVLLHHAKAGTIIARQGDQDVSLHFVLWGCLHVYQRMIDKAEDVCLFVAQPGELVGQLAVLTGEPLIFTLRAQRDCTFLRISKCDFYEIMRAQPSVVLSAAHTVAARMSSFVRQMDFAIDWTAVEAGRALYRQGDRSDCTYIVLNGRLRSVIQRGSGKKELVGEYGRGDLIGVVEALTRQPRATTVHAVRDTELAKLPEGTLGHIKRRYPQVVTRLIHLLSQKILGNLQQLQGPFPAGSGLGVPPHSELTNPASNLATVAVLPVCAEVPVVAFTLELQHALQAIGPTLLLNSDIIRARLGASALDSIQEFRLSGWLAQQEDTHRIVLYQTDPSLTPWTLRCLRQADCILMVGLGDQEPTLGQLEQMLENTAVRALKQLVLLHREEGPGPTRTVEWLNMRSWCSGHLHLRCPRRLFSRRSPAKLHELYEKVFSRRADRHSDFSRLARVLTGNTIALVLGGGGARGCSHIGVLKALEEAGVPVDLVGGTSIGSFIGALYAEERSASRTKQRAREWAKSMTSVLEPVLDLTYPVTSMFTGSAFNRSIHRVFQDKQIEDLWLPYFNVTTDITASAMRVHKDGSLWRYVRASMTLSGYLPPLCDPKDGHLLMDGGYINNLPADIARSMGAKTVIAIDVGSQDETDLSTYGDSLSGWWLLWKRLNPWADKIKVPDMAEIQSRLAYVSCVRQLEVVKSSSYCEYLRPPIDCFKTMDFGKFDQIYDVGYQYGKAVFGGWSRGDVIEKMLTDRRSADLIESRRADVLAFPSSGFTDLAEIVSRIEPPTSYVSDGCADGEESDCLTEYEEDVGPDCSRDEGGSPEGASPSTASEMEEEKSILRHRRCLPQDAPGAAAEA, encoded by the exons ATGGAGATACAGAAGCTAGGGGCGGCTGCGAACTTTTCGGGGGCGCACATGGGGGATTtgagtggggttggggagggctcGGCGGGACGGGTATGCGATGCGCAGCCAGTGCCGTTCGTCCCGCAGGTGCTGGGCGTGATGATCGGGATCGGAGTCGCGGTGTTGGTTACCGCCGTGTTCATCGTCCTGCTAGTGCGGAGGCTTCGAGTCCCGA AAACTCCAGCCCCAGATGGCCCGCGGTATCGATTCCGGAAGAGGGACAAAGTGCTTTTCTATGGCCGGAAGATTATGCGGAAG GTGTCACAATCCACTTCCTCCCTGGTGGATGCCTCTGTCTCCACCACTTCCCGGCCACGcatgaagaagaaactgaagatgcTGAACATTGCCAAGAA GATCCTACGCATCCAGAAAGAGACGCCGACGCTGCAGCGGAAGGAGCCCCCGCCTGCGGTGCTCGAGGCTGACCTGACAGAGGGTGACCTGGCCAACTCCCACCTGCCCTCCGAGGTGCTCTACATGCTCAAGAATGTCCG GGTGCTGGGCCACTTCGAGAAGCCACTCTTTCTGGAGCTCTGCCGACACATGATCTTCCAGCGGCTCAGCCAGGGTGACTACGTCTTCCGGCCAGGCCAGCCGGACGCCAGCATCTACGTGGTGCAGGACGGGCTGCTGGAGCTCTGCCTGCCAGGGCCT GATGGGAAGGAGTGTGTGGTGAAGGAAGTGGTCCCTGGGGACAGCGTCAACAGTCTTCTGAGCATCCTGGATGTCATCACT GGTCACCAGCACCCCCAGCGTACCGTGTCCGCCCGTGCAGCCCGAGACTCCACGGTGCTGCGGCTGCCAGTGGAGGCATTCTCTGCCGTTTTCACCAAGTACCCTGAGAGCCTGGTGCGGGTGGTGCAG ATCATCATGGTGCGGCTGCAGCGGGTCACCTTCCTGGCCCTCCACAACTACCTGGGTCTCACCAATGAGCTCTTCAGCCAC GAGATCCAGCCCCTGCgcctcttccccagccctggcctccccgCCCGAACCAGCCCTGTGCGAGGCTCCAAGCGTGTTGTCAGTGCCGCAGCAActgaggagcccagggaggcccctGGCCGGCCCCCTGACCCCACTGGAGCCCCTCTGCCTGGACCTGCAG GGGACCCGGTGAAGCCCACGTCCCTGGAAGCACCCTCAGCCCCCCTGCTGAGCCGCTGCATCTCCATGCCCGTGGACATCTCAG gctTGCAGGGTGGCCCCCGCTCAGACTTCGACATGGCATATGAACGTGGCCggatctctgtgtctctgcaagAAGAGGCCTCAGGGGGGGCCCAGGCAACCCCTGTGCGG ACCCCCACCCAGGAGCTCCGGGAACAGCCGGCAGGCGCCTGTGAGTACAGCTACTGCGAAGATGAGTTGGCCACCGGTGGCTGCCCCTTTGGGCCTTACCAAGGTCGCCAAACCAGTAGCATCTTTGAGGCAGCAAAGCGGGAACTGGCCAAGTTGATGCGGATTGAG gacccCTCCCTCCTGAACAGCCGAGTCTTGCTACACCATGCTAAAGCTGGCACCATCATTGCCCGCCAGGGGGACCAG GACGTGAGCCTGCACTTCGTGCTCTGGGGCTGCCTGCACGTGTACCAGCGCATGATCGACAAGGCTGAGGACGTGTGCCTGTTCGTGGCACAGCCTGGGGAGCTGGTTGGGCAGCTGGCCGTGCTCACCGGGGAGCCTCTCATCTTCACACTGCGAGCCCAGCGCGACTGCACCTTCCTGCGCATCTCCAAGTGTGACTTCTATGA GATCATGCGCGCACAACCCAGTGTGGTGCTGAGCGCCGCGCACACGGTGGCCGCGAGGATGTCTTCGTTTGTGCGCCAGATGGACTTTGCCATCGACTGGACAGCGGTGGAGGCCGGACGCGCGCTGTACAG gcagggtgACCGCTCGGACTGCACGTACATCGTGCTCAATGGGCGGCTGCGCAGCGTCATCCAGCGCGGCAGCggcaagaaggagctggtggGCGAGTACGGCCGTGGGGATCTCATCGGCGTG GTGGAAGCGCTGACACGGCAACCACGCGCCACCACGGTACACGCAGTGCGTGACACGGAGCTGGCCAAGCTCCCCGAGGGCACCCTGGGCCACATAAAACGACGATATCCGCAG GTCGTGACCCGCCTCATTCATTTGCTGAGCCAGAAAATTCTGGGGAATTTGCAGCAGCTGCAAGGACCTTTCCCAG CAGGCTCGGGACTAGGTGTCCCCCCTCACTCAGAACTCACCAACCCAGCCAGCAACCTGGCCACAGTGGCGGTCCTGCCTGTGTGTGCCGAGGTGCCCGTGGTGGCTTTCACATTGGAGCTACAGCACGCTTTGCAGGCCATCG GCCCCACACTCCTTCTCAACAGTGACATCATCCGGGCACGCCTGGGCGCCTCCGCACTGGACAG CATCCAGGAGTTCCGGCTGTCAGGGTGGCTGGCCCAGCAGGAGGACACCCACCGCATCGTGCTCTACCAGACAGACCCGTCCCTGACGCCCTGGACCCTGCGCTGCCTGCGCCAGGCGGACTGCATTCTCATGGTGGGCCTGGGCGACCAGGAGCCCACGCTTGGCCAG CTGGAGCAGATGCTGGAGAATACGGCGGTGCGCGCCCTCAAGCAGCTTGTCCTGCTGCACCGTGAGGAGGGCCCAGGCCCCACCCGCACCGTGGAGTGGCTCAACATGCGCAGCTGGTGCTCAGGACACCTGCACCTGCGCTGTCCCCGCCGCCTCTTCTCGCGCCGCAGCCCTGCCAAGCTG CATGAACTGTATGAGAAGGTGTTCTCGAGGCGGGCAGACCGGCACAGCGATTTCTCCCGCCTGGCACGGGTGCTCACTGGCAACACCATTGCCCTGGTACTGGGTGGAGGCGGGGCCAG GGGCTGCTCACACATTGGGGTGCTGAAAGCATTAGAGGAGGCGGGGGTCCCTGTTGACCTAGTGGGCGGCACTTCTATTGGCTCCTTCATTGGGGCCCTTTATGCGGAAGAGCGAAGCGCCAGCCGCACTAAACAGCGGGCCCGGGAGTGGGCCAAG AGCATGACCTCGGTGCTGGAGCCGGTGCTGGACCTCACATACCCCGTCACATCCATGTTCACGGGGTCAGCCTTCAACCGCAGCATCCACCGTGTCTTCCAGGACAAGCAGATCGAG GACCTGTGGCTGCCATACTTCAATGTGACTACGGACATCACTGCCTCAGCCATGCGTGTTCACAAAGACG GCTCCCTGTGGCGGTACGTGCGCGCCAGCATGACGCTTTCGGGCTACCTGCCCCCGCTGTGCGACCCCAAGGACGGGCACCTCCTCATGGACGGCGGCTACATCAACAACCTGCCAG CGGACATCGCCCGCAGCATGGGTGCCAAGACGGTCATTGCCATTGACGTGGGGAGCCAGGACGAGACAGACCTCAGCACCTACGGAGACAGCCTCTCCGGCTGGTGGCTGCTGTGGAAGCGGCTAAACCCCTGGGCCGACAAGATCAAGGTTCCAGACATGGCCGAGATCCAGTCGCGCCTGGCCTACGTGTCCTGCGTGCGGCAGCTAGAGGTCGTCAAATCCAGCTCCTACTGCGAGTACCTGCGCCCCCCCATCGACTGCTTCAAGACCATGGACTTTGGGAAGTTTGACCAGATCTAT
- the PNPLA6 gene encoding patatin-like phospholipase domain-containing protein 6 isoform X10: protein MEIQKLGAAANFSGAHMGDLSGVGEGSAGRVCDAQPVPFVPQVLGVMIGIGVAVLVTAVFIVLLVRRLRVPKTPAPDGPRYRFRKRDKVLFYGRKIMRKVSQSTSSLVDASVSTTSRPRMKKKLKMLNIAKKILRIQKETPTLQRKEPPPAVLEADLTEGDLANSHLPSEVLYMLKNVRVLGHFEKPLFLELCRHMIFQRLSQGDYVFRPGQPDASIYVVQDGLLELCLPGPDGKECVVKEVVPGDSVNSLLSILDVITGHQHPQRTVSARAARDSTVLRLPVEAFSAVFTKYPESLVRVVQIIMVRLQRVTFLALHNYLGLTNELFSHEIQPLRLFPSPGLPARTSPVRGSKRVVSAAATEEPREAPGRPPDPTGAPLPGPAGDPVKPTSLEAPSAPLLSRCISMPVDISGLQGGPRSDFDMAYERGRISVSLQEEASGGAQATPVRTPTQELREQPAGACEYSYCEDELATGGCPFGPYQGRQTSSIFEAAKRELAKLMRIEDPSLLNSRVLLHHAKAGTIIARQGDQDVSLHFVLWGCLHVYQRMIDKAEDVCLFVAQPGELVGQLAVLTGEPLIFTLRAQRDCTFLRISKCDFYEIMRAQPSVVLSAAHTVAARMSSFVRQMDFAIDWTAVEAGRALYRQGDRSDCTYIVLNGRLRSVIQRGSGKKELVGEYGRGDLIGVVEALTRQPRATTVHAVRDTELAKLPEGTLGHIKRRYPQVVTRLIHLLSQKILGNLQQLQGPFPAGSGLGVPPHSELTNPASNLATVAVLPVCAEVPVVAFTLELQHALQAIGPTLLLNSDIIRARLGASALDSIQEFRLSGWLAQQEDTHRIVLYQTDPSLTPWTLRCLRQADCILMVGLGDQEPTLGQLEQMLENTAVRALKQLVLLHREEGPGPTRTVEWLNMRSWCSGHLHLRCPRRLFSRRSPAKLHELYEKVFSRRADRHSDFSRLARVLTGNTIALVLGGGGARGCSHIGVLKALEEAGVPVDLVGGTSIGSFIGALYAEERSASRTKQRAREWAKDPSGSCVSPAGPLPLEHDLGAGAGAGPHIPRHIHVHGVSLQPQHPPCLPGQADRGPVAAILQCDYGHHCLSHACSQRRLRVALRPGQCLLLPLPAPALRPQGRAPAGGRVLRQQRASGHRPQHGCQDGHCH, encoded by the exons ATGGAGATACAGAAGCTAGGGGCGGCTGCGAACTTTTCGGGGGCGCACATGGGGGATTtgagtggggttggggagggctcGGCGGGACGGGTATGCGATGCGCAGCCAGTGCCGTTCGTCCCGCAGGTGCTGGGCGTGATGATCGGGATCGGAGTCGCGGTGTTGGTTACCGCCGTGTTCATCGTCCTGCTAGTGCGGAGGCTTCGAGTCCCGA AAACTCCAGCCCCAGATGGCCCGCGGTATCGATTCCGGAAGAGGGACAAAGTGCTTTTCTATGGCCGGAAGATTATGCGGAAG GTGTCACAATCCACTTCCTCCCTGGTGGATGCCTCTGTCTCCACCACTTCCCGGCCACGcatgaagaagaaactgaagatgcTGAACATTGCCAAGAA GATCCTACGCATCCAGAAAGAGACGCCGACGCTGCAGCGGAAGGAGCCCCCGCCTGCGGTGCTCGAGGCTGACCTGACAGAGGGTGACCTGGCCAACTCCCACCTGCCCTCCGAGGTGCTCTACATGCTCAAGAATGTCCG GGTGCTGGGCCACTTCGAGAAGCCACTCTTTCTGGAGCTCTGCCGACACATGATCTTCCAGCGGCTCAGCCAGGGTGACTACGTCTTCCGGCCAGGCCAGCCGGACGCCAGCATCTACGTGGTGCAGGACGGGCTGCTGGAGCTCTGCCTGCCAGGGCCT GATGGGAAGGAGTGTGTGGTGAAGGAAGTGGTCCCTGGGGACAGCGTCAACAGTCTTCTGAGCATCCTGGATGTCATCACT GGTCACCAGCACCCCCAGCGTACCGTGTCCGCCCGTGCAGCCCGAGACTCCACGGTGCTGCGGCTGCCAGTGGAGGCATTCTCTGCCGTTTTCACCAAGTACCCTGAGAGCCTGGTGCGGGTGGTGCAG ATCATCATGGTGCGGCTGCAGCGGGTCACCTTCCTGGCCCTCCACAACTACCTGGGTCTCACCAATGAGCTCTTCAGCCAC GAGATCCAGCCCCTGCgcctcttccccagccctggcctccccgCCCGAACCAGCCCTGTGCGAGGCTCCAAGCGTGTTGTCAGTGCCGCAGCAActgaggagcccagggaggcccctGGCCGGCCCCCTGACCCCACTGGAGCCCCTCTGCCTGGACCTGCAG GGGACCCGGTGAAGCCCACGTCCCTGGAAGCACCCTCAGCCCCCCTGCTGAGCCGCTGCATCTCCATGCCCGTGGACATCTCAG gctTGCAGGGTGGCCCCCGCTCAGACTTCGACATGGCATATGAACGTGGCCggatctctgtgtctctgcaagAAGAGGCCTCAGGGGGGGCCCAGGCAACCCCTGTGCGG ACCCCCACCCAGGAGCTCCGGGAACAGCCGGCAGGCGCCTGTGAGTACAGCTACTGCGAAGATGAGTTGGCCACCGGTGGCTGCCCCTTTGGGCCTTACCAAGGTCGCCAAACCAGTAGCATCTTTGAGGCAGCAAAGCGGGAACTGGCCAAGTTGATGCGGATTGAG gacccCTCCCTCCTGAACAGCCGAGTCTTGCTACACCATGCTAAAGCTGGCACCATCATTGCCCGCCAGGGGGACCAG GACGTGAGCCTGCACTTCGTGCTCTGGGGCTGCCTGCACGTGTACCAGCGCATGATCGACAAGGCTGAGGACGTGTGCCTGTTCGTGGCACAGCCTGGGGAGCTGGTTGGGCAGCTGGCCGTGCTCACCGGGGAGCCTCTCATCTTCACACTGCGAGCCCAGCGCGACTGCACCTTCCTGCGCATCTCCAAGTGTGACTTCTATGA GATCATGCGCGCACAACCCAGTGTGGTGCTGAGCGCCGCGCACACGGTGGCCGCGAGGATGTCTTCGTTTGTGCGCCAGATGGACTTTGCCATCGACTGGACAGCGGTGGAGGCCGGACGCGCGCTGTACAG gcagggtgACCGCTCGGACTGCACGTACATCGTGCTCAATGGGCGGCTGCGCAGCGTCATCCAGCGCGGCAGCggcaagaaggagctggtggGCGAGTACGGCCGTGGGGATCTCATCGGCGTG GTGGAAGCGCTGACACGGCAACCACGCGCCACCACGGTACACGCAGTGCGTGACACGGAGCTGGCCAAGCTCCCCGAGGGCACCCTGGGCCACATAAAACGACGATATCCGCAG GTCGTGACCCGCCTCATTCATTTGCTGAGCCAGAAAATTCTGGGGAATTTGCAGCAGCTGCAAGGACCTTTCCCAG CAGGCTCGGGACTAGGTGTCCCCCCTCACTCAGAACTCACCAACCCAGCCAGCAACCTGGCCACAGTGGCGGTCCTGCCTGTGTGTGCCGAGGTGCCCGTGGTGGCTTTCACATTGGAGCTACAGCACGCTTTGCAGGCCATCG GCCCCACACTCCTTCTCAACAGTGACATCATCCGGGCACGCCTGGGCGCCTCCGCACTGGACAG CATCCAGGAGTTCCGGCTGTCAGGGTGGCTGGCCCAGCAGGAGGACACCCACCGCATCGTGCTCTACCAGACAGACCCGTCCCTGACGCCCTGGACCCTGCGCTGCCTGCGCCAGGCGGACTGCATTCTCATGGTGGGCCTGGGCGACCAGGAGCCCACGCTTGGCCAG CTGGAGCAGATGCTGGAGAATACGGCGGTGCGCGCCCTCAAGCAGCTTGTCCTGCTGCACCGTGAGGAGGGCCCAGGCCCCACCCGCACCGTGGAGTGGCTCAACATGCGCAGCTGGTGCTCAGGACACCTGCACCTGCGCTGTCCCCGCCGCCTCTTCTCGCGCCGCAGCCCTGCCAAGCTG CATGAACTGTATGAGAAGGTGTTCTCGAGGCGGGCAGACCGGCACAGCGATTTCTCCCGCCTGGCACGGGTGCTCACTGGCAACACCATTGCCCTGGTACTGGGTGGAGGCGGGGCCAG GGGCTGCTCACACATTGGGGTGCTGAAAGCATTAGAGGAGGCGGGGGTCCCTGTTGACCTAGTGGGCGGCACTTCTATTGGCTCCTTCATTGGGGCCCTTTATGCGGAAGAGCGAAGCGCCAGCCGCACTAAACAGCGGGCCCGGGAGTGGGCCAAG GATCCGAGTGGTTCCTGTGTCAGCCCAGCTGGCCCCTTGCCCCTAGAGCATGACCTCGGTGCTGGAGCCGGTGCTGGACCTCACATACCCCGTCACATCCATGTTCACGGGGTCAGCCTTCAACCGCAGCATCCACCGTGTCTTCCAGGACAAGCAGATCGAG GACCTGTGGCTGCCATACTTCAATGTGACTACGGACATCACTGCCTCAGCCATGCGTGTTCACAAAGACG GCTGCGTGTGGCGCTACGTCCGGGCCAGTGCCTCCTACTGCCCCTACCTGCCCCCGCTCTGCGACCCCAAGGACGGGCACCTGCTGGTGGACGGGTGCTACGTCAACAACGTGCCAG CGGACATCGCCCGCAGCATGGGTGCCAAGACGGTCATTGCCATTGA
- the PNPLA6 gene encoding patatin-like phospholipase domain-containing protein 6 isoform X9, which yields MEIQKLGAAANFSGAHMGDLSGVGEGSAGRVCDAQPVPFVPQVLGVMIGIGVAVLVTAVFIVLLVRRLRVPKTPAPDGPRYRFRKRDKVLFYGRKIMRKVSQSTSSLVDASVSTTSRPRMKKKLKMLNIAKKILRIQKETPTLQRKEPPPAVLEADLTEGDLANSHLPSEVLYMLKNVRVLGHFEKPLFLELCRHMIFQRLSQGDYVFRPGQPDASIYVVQDGLLELCLPGPDGKECVVKEVVPGDSVNSLLSILDVITGHQHPQRTVSARAARDSTVLRLPVEAFSAVFTKYPESLVRVVQIIMVRLQRVTFLALHNYLGLTNELFSHEIQPLRLFPSPGLPARTSPVRGSKRVVSAAATEEPREAPGRPPDPTGAPLPGPAGDPVKPTSLEAPSAPLLSRCISMPVDISGLQGGPRSDFDMAYERGRISVSLQEEASGGAQATPVRTPTQELREQPAGACEYSYCEDELATGGCPFGPYQGRQTSSIFEAAKRELAKLMRIEDPSLLNSRVLLHHAKAGTIIARQGDQDVSLHFVLWGCLHVYQRMIDKAEDVCLFVAQPGELVGQLAVLTGEPLIFTLRAQRDCTFLRISKCDFYEIMRAQPSVVLSAAHTVAARMSSFVRQMDFAIDWTAVEAGRALYRQGDRSDCTYIVLNGRLRSVIQRGSGKKELVGEYGRGDLIGVVEALTRQPRATTVHAVRDTELAKLPEGTLGHIKRRYPQVVTRLIHLLSQKILGNLQQLQGPFPAGSGLGVPPHSELTNPASNLATVAVLPVCAEVPVVAFTLELQHALQAIGPTLLLNSDIIRARLGASALDSIQEFRLSGWLAQQEDTHRIVLYQTDPSLTPWTLRCLRQADCILMVGLGDQEPTLGQLEQMLENTAVRALKQLVLLHREEGPGPTRTVEWLNMRSWCSGHLHLRCPRRLFSRRSPAKLHELYEKVFSRRADRHSDFSRLARVLTGNTIALVLGGGGARGCSHIGVLKALEEAGVPVDLVGGTSIGSFIGALYAEERSASRTKQRAREWAKDPSGSCVSPAGPLPLEHDLGAGAGAGPHIPRHIHVHGVSLQPQHPPCLPGQADRGPVAAILQCDYGHHCLSHACSQRRLPVAVRARQHDAFGLPAPAVRPQGRAPPHGRRLHQQPASGHRPQHGCQDGHCH from the exons ATGGAGATACAGAAGCTAGGGGCGGCTGCGAACTTTTCGGGGGCGCACATGGGGGATTtgagtggggttggggagggctcGGCGGGACGGGTATGCGATGCGCAGCCAGTGCCGTTCGTCCCGCAGGTGCTGGGCGTGATGATCGGGATCGGAGTCGCGGTGTTGGTTACCGCCGTGTTCATCGTCCTGCTAGTGCGGAGGCTTCGAGTCCCGA AAACTCCAGCCCCAGATGGCCCGCGGTATCGATTCCGGAAGAGGGACAAAGTGCTTTTCTATGGCCGGAAGATTATGCGGAAG GTGTCACAATCCACTTCCTCCCTGGTGGATGCCTCTGTCTCCACCACTTCCCGGCCACGcatgaagaagaaactgaagatgcTGAACATTGCCAAGAA GATCCTACGCATCCAGAAAGAGACGCCGACGCTGCAGCGGAAGGAGCCCCCGCCTGCGGTGCTCGAGGCTGACCTGACAGAGGGTGACCTGGCCAACTCCCACCTGCCCTCCGAGGTGCTCTACATGCTCAAGAATGTCCG GGTGCTGGGCCACTTCGAGAAGCCACTCTTTCTGGAGCTCTGCCGACACATGATCTTCCAGCGGCTCAGCCAGGGTGACTACGTCTTCCGGCCAGGCCAGCCGGACGCCAGCATCTACGTGGTGCAGGACGGGCTGCTGGAGCTCTGCCTGCCAGGGCCT GATGGGAAGGAGTGTGTGGTGAAGGAAGTGGTCCCTGGGGACAGCGTCAACAGTCTTCTGAGCATCCTGGATGTCATCACT GGTCACCAGCACCCCCAGCGTACCGTGTCCGCCCGTGCAGCCCGAGACTCCACGGTGCTGCGGCTGCCAGTGGAGGCATTCTCTGCCGTTTTCACCAAGTACCCTGAGAGCCTGGTGCGGGTGGTGCAG ATCATCATGGTGCGGCTGCAGCGGGTCACCTTCCTGGCCCTCCACAACTACCTGGGTCTCACCAATGAGCTCTTCAGCCAC GAGATCCAGCCCCTGCgcctcttccccagccctggcctccccgCCCGAACCAGCCCTGTGCGAGGCTCCAAGCGTGTTGTCAGTGCCGCAGCAActgaggagcccagggaggcccctGGCCGGCCCCCTGACCCCACTGGAGCCCCTCTGCCTGGACCTGCAG GGGACCCGGTGAAGCCCACGTCCCTGGAAGCACCCTCAGCCCCCCTGCTGAGCCGCTGCATCTCCATGCCCGTGGACATCTCAG gctTGCAGGGTGGCCCCCGCTCAGACTTCGACATGGCATATGAACGTGGCCggatctctgtgtctctgcaagAAGAGGCCTCAGGGGGGGCCCAGGCAACCCCTGTGCGG ACCCCCACCCAGGAGCTCCGGGAACAGCCGGCAGGCGCCTGTGAGTACAGCTACTGCGAAGATGAGTTGGCCACCGGTGGCTGCCCCTTTGGGCCTTACCAAGGTCGCCAAACCAGTAGCATCTTTGAGGCAGCAAAGCGGGAACTGGCCAAGTTGATGCGGATTGAG gacccCTCCCTCCTGAACAGCCGAGTCTTGCTACACCATGCTAAAGCTGGCACCATCATTGCCCGCCAGGGGGACCAG GACGTGAGCCTGCACTTCGTGCTCTGGGGCTGCCTGCACGTGTACCAGCGCATGATCGACAAGGCTGAGGACGTGTGCCTGTTCGTGGCACAGCCTGGGGAGCTGGTTGGGCAGCTGGCCGTGCTCACCGGGGAGCCTCTCATCTTCACACTGCGAGCCCAGCGCGACTGCACCTTCCTGCGCATCTCCAAGTGTGACTTCTATGA GATCATGCGCGCACAACCCAGTGTGGTGCTGAGCGCCGCGCACACGGTGGCCGCGAGGATGTCTTCGTTTGTGCGCCAGATGGACTTTGCCATCGACTGGACAGCGGTGGAGGCCGGACGCGCGCTGTACAG gcagggtgACCGCTCGGACTGCACGTACATCGTGCTCAATGGGCGGCTGCGCAGCGTCATCCAGCGCGGCAGCggcaagaaggagctggtggGCGAGTACGGCCGTGGGGATCTCATCGGCGTG GTGGAAGCGCTGACACGGCAACCACGCGCCACCACGGTACACGCAGTGCGTGACACGGAGCTGGCCAAGCTCCCCGAGGGCACCCTGGGCCACATAAAACGACGATATCCGCAG GTCGTGACCCGCCTCATTCATTTGCTGAGCCAGAAAATTCTGGGGAATTTGCAGCAGCTGCAAGGACCTTTCCCAG CAGGCTCGGGACTAGGTGTCCCCCCTCACTCAGAACTCACCAACCCAGCCAGCAACCTGGCCACAGTGGCGGTCCTGCCTGTGTGTGCCGAGGTGCCCGTGGTGGCTTTCACATTGGAGCTACAGCACGCTTTGCAGGCCATCG GCCCCACACTCCTTCTCAACAGTGACATCATCCGGGCACGCCTGGGCGCCTCCGCACTGGACAG CATCCAGGAGTTCCGGCTGTCAGGGTGGCTGGCCCAGCAGGAGGACACCCACCGCATCGTGCTCTACCAGACAGACCCGTCCCTGACGCCCTGGACCCTGCGCTGCCTGCGCCAGGCGGACTGCATTCTCATGGTGGGCCTGGGCGACCAGGAGCCCACGCTTGGCCAG CTGGAGCAGATGCTGGAGAATACGGCGGTGCGCGCCCTCAAGCAGCTTGTCCTGCTGCACCGTGAGGAGGGCCCAGGCCCCACCCGCACCGTGGAGTGGCTCAACATGCGCAGCTGGTGCTCAGGACACCTGCACCTGCGCTGTCCCCGCCGCCTCTTCTCGCGCCGCAGCCCTGCCAAGCTG CATGAACTGTATGAGAAGGTGTTCTCGAGGCGGGCAGACCGGCACAGCGATTTCTCCCGCCTGGCACGGGTGCTCACTGGCAACACCATTGCCCTGGTACTGGGTGGAGGCGGGGCCAG GGGCTGCTCACACATTGGGGTGCTGAAAGCATTAGAGGAGGCGGGGGTCCCTGTTGACCTAGTGGGCGGCACTTCTATTGGCTCCTTCATTGGGGCCCTTTATGCGGAAGAGCGAAGCGCCAGCCGCACTAAACAGCGGGCCCGGGAGTGGGCCAAG GATCCGAGTGGTTCCTGTGTCAGCCCAGCTGGCCCCTTGCCCCTAGAGCATGACCTCGGTGCTGGAGCCGGTGCTGGACCTCACATACCCCGTCACATCCATGTTCACGGGGTCAGCCTTCAACCGCAGCATCCACCGTGTCTTCCAGGACAAGCAGATCGAG GACCTGTGGCTGCCATACTTCAATGTGACTACGGACATCACTGCCTCAGCCATGCGTGTTCACAAAGACG GCTCCCTGTGGCGGTACGTGCGCGCCAGCATGACGCTTTCGGGCTACCTGCCCCCGCTGTGCGACCCCAAGGACGGGCACCTCCTCATGGACGGCGGCTACATCAACAACCTGCCAG CGGACATCGCCCGCAGCATGGGTGCCAAGACGGTCATTGCCATTGA